One genomic region from Anguilla rostrata isolate EN2019 chromosome 2, ASM1855537v3, whole genome shotgun sequence encodes:
- the LOC135249024 gene encoding sterile alpha motif domain-containing protein 9-like, whose product MFKKAFLCFYYKAEERNCLPIEERKECDVSSWLKSIKVKENYIEKMKEEEVDGQVLLELTQSYLTEEIGMKSGKAHMIIQKRNKLIESLRVPEPQKALKKKQGRDQKEQQTVDKQDTDAGATQVPTGAESQSQEQSVSVLSTKRDCKPRPIGEKGSEFTYLQHSVLQPESGVSDLITPCREYKSLATAATLSRERLQAKFAREVFKFGSACMNMRSNGTIHFGVMDSKGNSGHVHGEVIGVPVKEKDMYIDAFDHIERSFSKLISEHVRMCIREPEFIKVANCTEHYVIEVDIVPEVSVVRNKVYPVRLPNFTETSKKVEFEKETIYQRKGANTEPVSEQNMFYQRVKDRDAMREKAEQSYLFGTPDVLQDLGRKLKMLVTGGKKVIDKDQWYILVTNKFEREHLSCIDFLVNMKIFCVFDFDPDSKLSGFCNKYLDHHAANLHFLQSYKIPSEMTISAFENHLHLFEQTSWIFCNGRNDYRGNETPCDEMTWIQMKKALLKEAVSVICKQILPLGTFLVIFLLTSPVELPMVHTFYEFYAEMQGHGDIICISESEENHSRWTGYAQVSCSQETINNKSVVGMKMSHVNATIQSIQPRIVNSRHLPTHGNALCRLETAEEERMSSLKILGVDQCENSSSVFKDAEERENVEKQFYSGGKVRWINFGLAEKKIVGEFIQRDTYKDVSKVLSDASRWSRDQIPVNNINIYHEPGSGGSTVARQVLWNNRKDLRCAVVKSSFPVTVVAEHAVKLREHEEKDPQQCLPVLLLVEDYEKDYQDSLRNELEVAMKAKKISQGTLCFVLLSCRQSCDPEKMCKESPLQNFAVTHKLSPDEKIQFAWKMIELEEQHPPDHLLIFVLMSKEFERTYITKFVTDLLKGIDHSSVVTRLILFVALLNTHVQNSYLSQSHCEALLYLKKTPEAERKCSDRFRRHLFESSLSEQAKLLFIRLRNEKTRISFIRMINPLVAEEVLHQLLGSDEQQSSVAIDLLQEDVLFENSFGKEDYHRFLRDLCMRRSKISRGDQYDSSFSPLIEHILKTETTEKAVEVLEEAYSRFGDDAFFAQQLARLHYTKEKFEKAKYWAEVAEKKKPNNSFILDTKGQVYKRWFNSKCKLLESENVTAENTVDAIATGLEAMQCFRAAQAAANSEQETMNNSGYFSEVDLAFDFLKLIFHVFPKGEKGRSECLQYLLTEHVPEAVKYPWINFHRQLRSIHRSMWEAIERISEDLTHFQTEITSDHESLSSEMKINNPIKWLAKRSSCYGKLFGEVPLLKLNEGLLMRLNICVLGGGNMTTIFSLLSEKKRTELEQIIAVYSGNKRNLDQTEIVTYIASQIALGCLSATSSKLATLQDLQDLSQQFRKERGTFLPNALFLQTLLFWPEDDDNQQDRDAKYEIVMAAVDGLKKSYCNKMKAVPQKEKRIFTHFFLGKGKGLSKIVHKSNMEMLNKLLSMSERRMKWLSGDVWKMPELESMLKRVQGWTKDGRVYIEGSQKKPFMIHALNSDSIPYENEDVEFYLGFTFQGPVANGITISRSNKVPEKQ is encoded by the coding sequence atgtttaaaaaagcgtttttgtgtttttattacaaagCGGAAGAACGTAACTGCCTACCAATTGAAGAAAGGAAGGAATGTGATGTCAGCTCCTGGTTAAAGTCCATAAAAGTGAAGGAGAACTACattgagaaaatgaaagaggAGGAAGTTGATGGGCAGGTTCTCCTGGAACTAACACAAAGCTATCTGACTGAAGAAATTGGAATGAAATCAGGGAAGGCTCACATGATcatccaaaaaagaaataagctAATAGAGTCTTTACGAGTGCCGGAACCCCAAAAAGCCCTGAAAAAGAAACAAGGTAGAGATCAGAAGGAGCAGCAAACGGTAGACAAACAGGACACTGATGCTGGAGCAACCCAAGTCCCTACCGGTGCAGAGTCACAAAGTCAGGAACAGTCAGTGAGTGTGCTATCCACAAAGAGGGACTGTAAACCACGACCCATAGGCGAGAAGGGTTCCGAATTTACATACTTGCAACACAGTGTACTGCAGCCTGAATCTGGTGTTTCTGACCTTATCACACCTTGTCGTGAATACAAATCACTTGCCACAGCAGCTACATTATCCCGTGAAAGGCTGCAGGCCAAGTTTGCTAGAGAGGTTTTTAAATTTGGCTCTGCGTGCATGAATATGCGATCAAATGGTACCATACATTTTGGGGTGATGGACAGTAAAGGTAACAGTGGCCATGTGCATGGTGAGGTGATAGGTGTTCCTGTGAAGGAGAAAGACATGTACATTGATGCATTTGATCACATAGAAAGAAGTTTTTCAAAGCTGATTAGTGAACATGTGCGAATGTGCATCCGCGAACCAGAGTTCATAAAGGTTGCAAACTGCACAGAACATTATGTCATAGAAGTTGACATCGTGCCTGAAGTAAGCGTTGTGAGAAACAAAGTTTACCCTGTCCGTCTACCAAATTTTACGGAAACATCTAAAAAGGTTGAGTTTGAAAAGGAAACAATCTATCAGAGAAAAGGGGCTAATACAGAACCAGTTAGTGAGCAGAATATGTTCTACCAGCGTGTGAAAGACAGAGATGCAATGAGAGAAAAGGCTGAACAGTCTTATCTATTCGGCACACCTGATGTCTTGCAAGACCTTGGAAGGAAATTGAAGATGTTAGTGACTGGTGGAAAAAAAGTCATAGACAAAGACCAGTGGTACATTCTTGTTACAAACAAATTTGAAAGGGAGCATTTGAGTTGCATTGACTTCTTGGTGAATATGAAGATATTCTGTGTCTTTGACTTTGACCCTGATTCTAAACTGTCTGGATTCTGCAATAAATACCTTGATCATCATGCTGCAAACCTGCATTTCCTGCAGAGTTACAAAATTCCTAGTGAGATGACCATCAGTGCATTTGAAAACCATTTGCACTTGTTTGAACAGACCAGCTGGATTTTTTGCAACGGACGAAATGACTACCGGGGAAATGAAACTCCCTGTGATGAAATGACCTGGATCCAAATGAAAAAGGCTCTTCTGAAGGAGGCAGTGTCAGTGATCTGTAAACAAATTCTTCCCCTGGGAACCTTTTTGGTGATTTTTCTTCTCACTTCACCAGTGGAACTCCCAATGGTTCACACTTTCTATGAGTTCTATGCGGAGATGCAAGGCCATGGAGACatcatttgcatttcagaaTCTGAAGAGAATCACAGCAGATGGACAGGCTATGCGCAGGTGTCTTGCAGTCAAGAGACTATAAACAATAAGAGTGTTGTAGGGATGAAAATGAGCCACGTGAATGCCACAATACAAAGCATTCAGCCTCGCATTGTGAATTCCAGGCATTTACCTACCCACGGTAATGCATTGTGTCGGCTTGAAACTGCTGAAGAAGAAAGGATGTCTTCCTTAAAGATCTTGGGTGTGGATCAGTGTGAGAACTCCTCAAGTGTCTTCAAGGAtgctgaagagagagaaaatgttgaAAAGCAGTTTTACAGTGGAGGTAAAGTGCGCTGGATTAATTTTGGGCTTGCTGAAAAGAAAATTGTTGGGGAATTTATCCAAAGGGACACATATAAAGATGTTTCAAAAGTTCTGAGTGATGCTTCCAGATGGAGTAGGGACCAAATACCTGTCAACAACATCAATATATACCACGAACCAGGAAGTGGTGGGAGCACAGTTGCACGACAGGTACTGTGGAACAACAGAAAAGATCTAAGATGCGCGGTTGTAAAGTCATCATTCCCAGTGACCGTTGTTGCAGAGCATGCTGTAAAACTGCGTGAACATGAGGAAAAAGACCCACAGCAATGTCTTCCTGTACTCCTCCTGGTGGAAGACTATGAGAAGGACTATCAAGACAGCCTGAGGAATGAATTGGAAGTTGCCATGAAAGCCAAGAAAATCAGTCAAGGAACACTGTGTTTTGTACTTCTGAGCTGCCgacagtcatgtgacccagaAAAAATGTGCAAGGAGTCACCTTTACAGAACTTTGCTGTGACTCACAAATTATCCCCTGATGAGAAAATACAATTTGCATGGAAAATGATTGAACTTGAAGAACAGCATCCACCAGACCACCTCTTGATATTTGTGTTGATGAGTAAAGAATTTGAGCGGACGTACATTACCAAATTTGTCACTGATTTGCTGAAAGGCATTGACCACTCTTCTGTCGTTACTCGCCTTATTCTCTTTGTGGCTTTACTCAACACACACGTTCAAAACTCctatctctctcagtctcattGTGAGGCTCTCTTGTATCTAAAGAAAACACCTGAAGCTGAGAGAAAATGCAGTGATAGATTCAGAAGACACTTGTTTGAGTCATCATTAAGTGAACAAGCCAAACTTCTTTTCATACGCTTGAGAAATGAGAAGACACGCATCAGTTTTATACGGATGATTAATCCATTAGTCGCTGAAGAAGTTCTCCACCAGCTGTTAGGGAGTGATGAGCAGCAGAGCAGTGTAGCCATAGACCTCCTCCAAGAAGATGTGCTTTTTGAAAACAGTTTTGGAAAAGAAGATTATCACAGATTTTTGCGGGATCTTTGCATGAGGCGCAGCAAGATTAGTAGAGGTGATCAGTATGACAGTTCCTTTTCCCCTCTCATCGAACACATTCTGAAGACTGAAACCACAGAGAAGGCGGTTGAAGTTCTGGAGGAAGCCTACTCGCGTTTTGGTGATGATGCCTTTTTTGCTCAGCAACTTGCACGACTGCATTACACAAAAGAAAAGTTCGAAAAAGCCAAGTACTGGGCAGAGgtagcagaaaaaaagaagcccaACAATTCTTTTATCTTAGACACAAAAGGCCAGGTGTACAAGAGGTGGTTcaattccaaatgcaaattgctTGAAAGCGAGAATGTTACCGCTGAAAACACTGTGGATGCAATTGCAACGGGACTGGAAGCAATGCAGTGCTTCAGGGCAGCTCAGGCAGCAGCCAACTCGGAACAAGAAACCATGAACAATTCAGGCTATTTTTCAGAAGTTGACCTAGCATTTGATTTTTTGAAGCTAATTTTCCACGTGTTTCCAAAAGGAGAGAAAGGCCGTTCTGAGTGTCTGCAGTACCTGCTCACAGAGCACGTTCCAGAGGCAGTGAAATATCCCTGGATAAATTTCCACAGACAACTGAGAAGCATTCACAGAAGCATGTGGGAAGCCATTGAAAGGATATCGGAAGACCTGACTCATTTCCAGACTGAGATCACTTCAGACCATGAATCACTCAGTTCTGAAATGAAGATAAACAATCCAATAAAGTGGCTAGCAAAAAGATCATCCTGTTATGGTAAACTTTTTGGAGAGGTACCATTGCTTAAACTTAACGAAGGTCTCTTGATGCGCTTGAACATTTGTGTCCTTGGTGGTGGTAACATGACCACAATCTTTTCCCTCTTGTCTGAAAAGAAACGTACTGAGTTAGAACAGATCATTGCTGTTTATTCTGGGAATAAGCGTAACTTAGATCAAACAGAAATCGTCACATACATAGCCTCCCAGATTGCCTTAGGTTGTCTTTCTGCAACTTCTTCCAAGCTTGCAACACTTCAAGATCTTCAGGATCTTAGCCAGCAGTTCCGAAAAGAGAGAGGTACATTTTTGCCtaatgctctttttttgcaAACGCTGCTGTTCTGGCCTGAAGATGATGACAACCAGCAAGACAGAGATGCCAAATATGAAATCGTCATGGCAGCTGTTGATGGTCTCAAAAAAAGCTACTGCAACAAAATGAAAGCTGTAcctcaaaaagaaaagagaatttTTACTCACTTCTTTCTGGGCAAAGGAAAAGGACTGAGTAAGATTGTTCACAAGAGCAATATGGAAATGCTCAACAAACTTCTCTCAATGTCAGAGAGGAGAATGAAATGGCTCAGTGGAGATGTGTGGAAAATGCCAGAGCTTGAATCAATGCTGAAACGTGTTCAAGGTTGGACAAAAGATGGCAGAGTCTACATTGAGGGCTCTCAAAAGAAGCCGTTCATGATACATGCTCTGAATTCAGATTCAATCCCTTATGAGAATGAGGATGTTGAGTTTTACCTGGGTTTTACTTTCCAAGGACCAGTTGCTAATGGCATTACAATCAGCAGGAGCAACAAGGTGCCTGAGAAACAATAA